The proteins below come from a single Aegilops tauschii subsp. strangulata cultivar AL8/78 chromosome 6, Aet v6.0, whole genome shotgun sequence genomic window:
- the LOC109778926 gene encoding uncharacterized protein: MTVREVLYMYFVARQPYDRFVSVCGNPEQARNAVALLVWLDQGTISAIHHVPGIDAGAVGIVAEEANAILECLRYPKPMVPPIPLISALCMQGGVCIEPRFFAFHQDLVVCGVSHFLDGAGKFVFDDRLQVLLRKSETGLVGNPPELMAPYSSLPLDVPEDCRSMFITFSKGMPLLREEIFDYFRKKWGDCVVRVLMEKTTGGSMPMYGQIIFKTEAVVQLVLNGERLVKISIDQRQIWLRKYVPKPTNAAD; this comes from the exons ATGACGGTGCGGGAGGTGCTGTACATGTACTTCGTCGCACGGCAGCCGTATGACCGGTTCGTCTCCGTGTGCGGCAACCCGGAGCAGGCCCGGAACGCAGTGGCGTTGCTGGTGTGGCTGGATCAGGGCACCATCTCCGCCATCCACCACGTCCCTGGCATTGATGCCGGCGCTGTGGGCATCGTCGCGGAGGAGGCCAACGCCATCCTCGAGTGCTTGCGCTACCCGAAGCCCATGGTCCCACCCATCCCGCTCATCTCTGCGCTGTGCATGCAGGGCGGCGTTTGCATCGAGCCGAGATTCTTCGCCTTCCACCAGGACTTAGTGGTCTGTGGCGTTTCCCACTTTCTCGACGGCGCCGGCAAGTTCGTCTTCGACGACCGCCTCCAGGTCCTGCTGAGGAAGTCTGAGACAGGTCTGGTGGGTAACCCGCCAGAGCTCATGGCGCCCTACAGCTCCCTGCCGCTGGATGTGCCCGAGGACTGCCGTTCTATGTTCATCACCTTCTCCAAGGGCATGCCTCTCCTCCGCGAGGAGATCTTCGACTACTTCAGGAA GAAATGGGGTGACTGTGTGGTGAGGGTGCTCATGGAGAAGACAACAGGGGGCAGCATGCCCATGTATGGCCAGATCATCTTCAAGACAGAGGCAGTAGTTCAGCTGGTGCTGAACGGCGAGAGGCTCGTCAAGATCTCCATCGACCAACGTCAGATCTGGCTGCGCAAATACGTCCCTAAGCCAACCAATGCTGCAGACTGA